A genomic region of Fodinisporobacter ferrooxydans contains the following coding sequences:
- a CDS encoding VOC family protein, with amino-acid sequence MLKLHFFGENTKFHHIGLGIEDVAKINLDSTFLTHDPIQKVKVGFVQVGDCCVEIIEPVGEQSPVRNSIKKGNKLMHICFEVNDLDEALRQAEQNAFKVIQKPVPAEAFNQRKIAWVYHPNWGLYELLESGKDSC; translated from the coding sequence GTGCTGAAGTTACATTTTTTCGGTGAAAATACCAAGTTTCATCATATTGGTTTAGGGATTGAAGATGTCGCGAAGATCAATTTGGACTCAACTTTTTTGACACATGATCCGATACAAAAAGTAAAGGTTGGTTTTGTACAGGTGGGGGACTGTTGCGTCGAGATCATTGAACCGGTTGGCGAGCAATCACCTGTTCGAAACAGCATTAAAAAAGGGAATAAATTGATGCATATTTGTTTTGAAGTGAATGATCTCGACGAGGCGCTTCGTCAAGCAGAACAAAACGCATTTAAAGTGATTCAAAAACCGGTGCCTGCAGAAGCATTCAATCAGCGCAAAATTGCCTGGGTGTACCATCCAAATTGGGGGCTGTATGAACTGTTGGAAAGTGGTAAAGATTCATGCTGA